In one window of Pseudodesulfovibrio sediminis DNA:
- a CDS encoding MogA/MoaB family molybdenum cofactor biosynthesis protein, protein MTTDTLTLTLTSPVVAGERLYLYQDGPDLPCKGATTSSLLPSLRAGTTLKGEGCEFAVRSIGWLPGGGEARSTRSVLLEAKQDAEAGEFVCAMLREGWAVAWITLSDKGAAGKRQDESGPLVGKLVGEKLPLNHVQGFVIPDEVSQLKGLMVDLALNQGFDLILTTGGTGVAPRDITPEATLAVIEKRLPGYERAMTAASLEKTPHGAISRAVAGTLGQAVIVNMPGSPKAVAECLAPLLPTLRHTMEKLQGDPSDCASLHK, encoded by the coding sequence ATGACGACTGACACACTGACCCTCACGCTGACATCGCCGGTTGTAGCCGGTGAGAGGCTGTATCTTTACCAGGATGGACCAGATCTTCCCTGCAAGGGAGCGACGACATCGTCCCTCCTTCCATCTTTGCGGGCGGGGACGACCTTGAAGGGGGAGGGATGCGAGTTCGCAGTCCGTTCTATCGGATGGCTGCCTGGTGGTGGCGAGGCGCGTTCTACTCGATCGGTGCTGCTGGAAGCAAAGCAGGACGCCGAAGCAGGAGAGTTCGTGTGTGCCATGCTTCGGGAAGGTTGGGCCGTGGCCTGGATTACCTTGAGCGACAAGGGCGCCGCAGGTAAACGTCAGGATGAATCCGGGCCGCTCGTCGGAAAACTGGTCGGTGAAAAACTGCCGTTGAATCATGTGCAGGGGTTCGTCATTCCCGATGAAGTTTCCCAACTGAAAGGGTTGATGGTTGATCTGGCGTTGAATCAGGGATTTGATCTCATCCTCACAACTGGCGGCACCGGTGTCGCACCACGTGACATTACGCCGGAGGCGACCTTGGCCGTCATTGAAAAAAGACTCCCCGGGTACGAGCGGGCAATGACTGCGGCCAGTTTGGAAAAAACGCCGCATGGTGCTATTTCTCGCGCTGTGGCCGGTACATTGGGACAGGCCGTCATCGTGAATATGCCTGGTAGTCCAAAGGCTGTTGCCGAGTGTCTCGCTCCATTGCTGCCGACTCTTCGGCACACCATGGAGAAGCTGCAGGGGGATCCGTCTGACTGCGCGTCTTTACACAAATAA
- a CDS encoding TolC family protein: protein MSCKRFTLLVLNLVALLVLSSFAYAQDADPAMNSEADSPGIAGQFDLARCVQRALDLNPSMTAIRAQLTGAGHGARAALGDFGPALGGSYGYTYNNRKLTTSHKNDDWLASLNVTQPVFHGFNLLASWQKAKLTEESTMASLTNVELNLIESVQTNFMSLLKARMDVKSAEDSVARLESQLKVISAFYEVGLRPKAEVLDAEVDLATAQQGLLTAKNTVSTQEAQLNTLLNIPLENNVEYVGKLEHIPFNLSLRECLTRAYVNRPDLVIGAKSVEIAKKDATIAESSFYPQVDADWSYTKRGTDPGIDGGGDYSHRYSEYWSAGVNASMTMFQWGADYYDAKKYEETVKQVEAQLEETRLNAGFEVKRSLLNIQEAADRITVAQKSVTAAEEAYRMAVARYQAQVGTNTDVLNAQERLTSSAAQLSLALADYGTAISALYVAMGEKNLGLEEAK, encoded by the coding sequence ATGAGCTGTAAACGCTTTACATTGTTAGTCTTGAACCTTGTCGCGTTGCTTGTCTTGTCAAGTTTTGCCTATGCCCAGGACGCTGATCCGGCCATGAATAGCGAAGCTGATTCGCCTGGCATTGCCGGTCAGTTTGATCTGGCCCGTTGCGTGCAAAGGGCTTTGGATCTCAACCCCAGCATGACGGCCATTCGTGCCCAACTGACTGGTGCCGGACATGGTGCCCGCGCAGCCCTGGGCGATTTCGGTCCGGCATTGGGCGGTTCTTATGGTTACACTTATAATAATCGTAAGCTGACAACGAGCCATAAAAATGATGACTGGTTGGCCAGTTTGAACGTCACGCAGCCGGTTTTTCATGGATTCAATCTGCTCGCCAGCTGGCAGAAAGCAAAATTGACCGAAGAGTCTACCATGGCTTCGCTGACCAACGTTGAGCTCAATCTCATCGAAAGCGTCCAGACCAACTTCATGTCGCTGCTCAAGGCCCGCATGGACGTGAAGAGTGCAGAGGACTCTGTCGCTCGACTTGAGTCTCAGCTCAAGGTTATCAGCGCTTTTTATGAAGTCGGACTGCGTCCCAAGGCCGAAGTTCTGGATGCCGAGGTTGACCTTGCAACTGCTCAGCAGGGGCTTCTCACTGCCAAGAACACGGTTTCTACCCAAGAGGCGCAGTTGAATACGTTGTTGAACATCCCGTTGGAAAACAATGTGGAGTACGTTGGTAAACTGGAACATATTCCGTTTAATTTGAGTCTGCGCGAATGCCTGACGCGTGCGTATGTCAATCGTCCTGATTTGGTCATTGGTGCCAAGAGCGTGGAGATTGCCAAGAAGGACGCCACCATCGCGGAAAGTAGTTTTTATCCGCAGGTTGATGCTGATTGGAGCTATACCAAGCGCGGTACTGATCCGGGCATTGACGGCGGTGGCGATTACTCGCACAGATATTCTGAATACTGGAGCGCCGGTGTAAACGCATCCATGACCATGTTCCAGTGGGGCGCGGATTACTATGATGCCAAGAAGTACGAAGAGACCGTCAAGCAGGTCGAGGCGCAACTTGAAGAGACCCGCCTCAATGCCGGGTTCGAGGTCAAGCGCTCTCTCTTGAATATTCAGGAAGCGGCTGATCGTATCACCGTGGCCCAGAAGTCTGTGACCGCTGCCGAAGAAGCATACCGCATGGCCGTGGCTCGCTATCAGGCACAGGTCGGAACCAACACCGATGTGTTGAATGCGCAGGAAAGGCTGACATCCAGTGCAGCACAGCTTTCCTTGGCCCTGGCTGACTATGGAACGGCCATTTCTGCTCTCTATGTAGCCATGGGCGAGAAGAACCTCGGTTTGGAGGAGGCCAAGTAG
- a CDS encoding DUF1614 domain-containing protein, which yields MTNPYFQFSAGLLPALLLLIALFFLFIFLPVSMVAEAFSKLGLTSAQGVLMLIAILVGRMVNIPFHTSERLVVIPRPRKVQYTMDEAGRPVQIEEEPANELKKQVFAVNVGGFVLPLLLSITFLIRQHMVYQTEGVYLWIGFVLIMVAGGCYATAKADPFTGLRIPLVMPAIITFLCVYFFVPEPVRPVAAYVAGTMGAILGGNIIPLMTKRIRNAVGAPVVSIGGPGIFGGVFVAGILSVLLA from the coding sequence TCTTTTTTCTGTTCATATTTCTTCCGGTGTCCATGGTTGCCGAGGCTTTTTCCAAGCTGGGGTTGACCTCGGCTCAGGGGGTATTGATGCTCATAGCCATTTTGGTGGGCAGGATGGTAAACATCCCATTCCATACCAGTGAACGGCTGGTGGTCATCCCCCGTCCCCGTAAAGTGCAGTACACCATGGATGAAGCAGGGCGCCCCGTGCAGATCGAAGAGGAGCCTGCCAATGAACTGAAGAAGCAGGTCTTTGCCGTCAATGTTGGCGGATTCGTGTTACCATTGCTGTTGAGCATCACCTTTCTGATCCGTCAGCACATGGTTTACCAGACAGAAGGGGTCTACCTCTGGATTGGTTTTGTCCTGATCATGGTGGCCGGGGGGTGTTATGCCACGGCCAAGGCAGATCCGTTCACCGGGCTGCGCATTCCATTGGTCATGCCTGCCATCATCACTTTTCTTTGTGTTTATTTTTTCGTGCCCGAACCAGTCCGGCCAGTGGCGGCGTATGTGGCTGGCACCATGGGAGCCATTCTGGGTGGTAACATCATTCCCCTCATGACTAAGCGCATCCGCAATGCTGTTGGAGCTCCTGTTGTTTCCATTGGCGGCCCCGGCATCTTCGGAGGCGTGTTCGTGGCTGGAATCCTGTCTGTTCTACTTGCGTAA